GAGACGAATCTGAACTCGGCGCTAAAGCAGCACTCGCGGTGAATCAATATGCTCCTGACAAATATTGGCAATTTCATCATGCACTTTTTGAACAGCAACCTCACAATAAAGATGATGTTGGTCGTCAACATTGGTTAACAGACGATTTAATTCAACAGCAATTACAAAAATTAGATTTGAGCGAGCAAGTACGTAAACAAATTACGGTAGCTTATCGTGACAAAAAAGGAGAGATGGCTAAGCGCGCGCAAGAAGATCATACATTAGCGAAAAAAGAGGAAGTCCCATACGTACCCGCACTCTATGTGAACGGTAAACAGGTTGAAGACGAGACAGATTTCGACGCGATTAAAGACGAAATCGACAAAGCGCTTGAAGAATAAAATAGCCGTACAGCCATTGAAACAGATTCAGATGTTCCACATGAAACTTTTACGTGAAAATTCCTTTCTAGAGCATGAAATTTTCGCAATAAAAATGTATAATATATAAGTGAGCAAATATGAATGGAGTGATGAATTTGGCTGAGGAAATAATCGTTGATGGCGCACTAACTTTAGGACAATTTTTAAACTATGAAGGCATTATTGAATCTGGGGGCCAAGCGAAATGGTTCTTAAGTGAATATGAGGTCTTCTTAAATGGCGAATTGGAAACGCGTCGTGGCAAAAAACTGCAAGATGGCGATCAATTAGACATTCCTGAAGTAGGTTCATACATCATCAAATTCGGTGAGCAATGAAACTCAAAACACTCCAACTAGAAAATTATCGCAATTATGAACAGATAAGCCTGGATTGTCACCCAGAGGTCAATATCTTAATCGGAGAAAACGCACAAGGGAAAACCAATTTATTAGAATCGATTTATACTTTGGCACTCGCAAAAAGCCACCGTACGACGAATGACAGGGAATTGATTCGCTTTAATGCTGAGTATGCTAAAATAGAAGGTGAGCTTAATTTTCGTCATGGCATGATGCCGCTCACGATGTTTATTACGAAAAAAGGTAAAAAAGTTAAGGTGAATCATTTAGAACAGAGTCGTTTGACCCAGTATATTGGCCATTTGAATGTCGTCCTCTTTGCCCCGGAAGATTTAAGTATCGTCAAAGGAGCACCACAAGTGAGACGGCGTTTTATTGATATGGAGCTCGGTCAAATTTCGCGCTTGTATTTGAATGATTTATCTCAATATCAACGCATTTTAAAACAACGTAACCATTATTTGAAGCAACTACAGCTCAAAAAGACACAAGATACGACGATGCTTGAAGTATTGAATCATCAATTTGTAGAATATGCGGTTAAAGTGACTCAGCGTAGGCAGCAATTCATTAAAGAGTTAGAATTGCTTGCCGCGCCGATTCATTCTGGGATTACGAATGAACGCGAAACTTTGACACTGCAATATTTACCAAGCATCAAAATAGAAGACGTCTCGCAGTCTGAGGACGTCTTAATTCAACAAGTGCTAGAAAATGTGCAACACCATATGGAACGTGAAATTGAGCGCGGTGTGAGTTTGTATGGACCGCACCGTGACGATTTAGCATTTCAAGTGAATGGCATGGATGCACAAACTTACGGCTCTCAAGGCCAACAACGCACGACGGCACTTTCGATAAAATTAGCAGAAATAGAATTAATGAATCAGGAAGTGGGGGAATACCCCATTTTATTACTTGATGACGTTTTAAGTGAGTTGGATGATGCACGTCAAACACATCTTTTGAGCACCATTCAACATAAAGTACAAACTTTTGTCACGACCACGTCAGTAGATGGTATTGATCATGAAATTATGAAGGATGCAAAGGTATATCGGATTACACAAGGAAATATAAAGCAATAGGCAGAAAGTGAAGGTGGAAGTTTTGGCTGATGTGAACAACTCAGAAAACTATGGCGCAAGTCAGATTCAAGTATTGGAAGGTCTTGAAGCGGTACGTAAGCGACCAGGTATGTATATTGGTTCAACTTCAGAACGCGGTCTGCATCATCTCGTTTGGGAAATTGTCGATAACAGTATTGACGAAGCACTTGCAGGATATGCTGATAACATAGAAGTAGTCATTGAGAAGGATAATTGGATTAAAGTTACGGATAATGGACGTGGGATTCCAGTTGATATTCAAGAAAAAATGGGACGTCCTGCAGTTGAAGTGATTTTAACAGTATTACACGCTGGTGGTAAGTTCGGCGGCGGTGGATACAAAGTTTCAGGTGGTTTACACGGTGTGGGCTCATCAGTAGTAAACGCCTTAAGTGACACATTAGAAGTTTATGTGCACAGAGACGGTCGTATTCATCATCAAGCGTACCATAAAGGTGTCCCTGCTTTTGATTTAAAACAAGTGGGCGATACAGATCAAACGGGAACAGTCATCCGTTTCAAAGCGGACGGTACGATTTTCCAAGAGACAACCGTTTATAACTATGAAACGTTGCAAAAACGTATTCGTGAATTGGCATTTTTAAATAAAGGCATCCGTATTACGCTCACAGACGAACGTGACGAAGAAAACGTGCGTGAGGATAGTTATCACTATGAAGGTGGAATTAAGTCGTATGTGGAGCTTATAAACGAAAATAAAGAGCCTTTACATGATGAGCCGATTTATGTGCACCAAACACGTGACGACATTGAAGTGGAAATTGCACTACAATACAACAGTGGTTTTGCGACAAATCTACTAACATATGCGAACAACATTCATACGTATGAAGGTGGGACGCACGAAGACGGCTTTAAACGTGCATTGACAAGAGTGTTGAACAATTATGGTACACAAAGCAAGTTAATTAAAGAAGATAAGGATCGTTTATCAGGTGAAGATACACGCGAAGGCTTAACAGCAGTCGTGTCGATTAAACATGGTGATCCACAATTCGAAGGTCAAACGAAAACAAAATTAGGTAACTCTGAAGTCCGTCAAATTGTTGACCGTGTCTTCTCAGAGCTTTTTGAGCGCTTTTTATATGAACATCCTCAAGTGGCACGCATCATCGTAGAAAAAGGGATTATGGCATCACGCGCACGTATTGCTGCTAAAAAAGCACGTGAAGTAACGCGCCGTAAATCTGCTTTGGACATTTCAAGTTTGCCAGGTAAATTAGCGGACTGTTCAAGTAAAGATCCGTCTGAAAGTGAGATTTTCTTAGTAGAGGGTGACTCTGCCGGGGGGTCTACAAAATCAGGTCGTGACTCACGTACACAAGCGATTTTACCGTTGCGTGGTAAAATTTTAAACGTTGAAAAAGCACGCTTAGATAAAATTTTAAACAACAATGAAATTCGTCAAATGGTAACTGCATTTGGTACAGGTATTGGCGGCGAATTCGATATTTCGAAAGCACGCTACCATAAGATTGTCATTATGACCGATGCGGATGTCGATGGTGCGCATATTCGTACGTTATTACTCACATTCTTCTATCGCTTTATGCGTCCGTTGATTGAAGCGGGTTACGTGTATATTGCACAGCCACCGTTGTACAAGCTGACGCAAGGTAAACAAAAGTATTATGTGTTTAATGATCGTGAGCTTGATAAATTAAAAGAAAAACTGAATCCTACGCCAAAATGGTCTATTGCACGCTATAAAGGTTTAGGTGAGATGAATGCGGATCAGTTATGGGAGACAACAATGAATCCAGAAAACCGAGCGATGTTGCAAGTGACGTTGGATGATGCGATTGAAGCAGACCAAACTTTTGAAATGTTAATGGGCGATGTCGTTGAAAATCGTCGTCAGTTCATTGAAGATAACGCCGTATATGCGAACCTGGATTTCTAGAATGAGAATTGGAAAATGAGAAGGAGGATATCTTGATGGCTGAAACACCTGAATCAAGAATTAATGAACGTAATATCAGCAAAGAGATGCGCGAATCGTTTTTAGACTACGCGATGAGTGTTATCGTATCTCGTGCTTTGCCAGACGTAAGAGATGGTCTAAAACCTGTACATCGTCGTATTTTGTATGGCCTCAATGAACAAGGTATGACCCCTGACAAGCCGTATAAAAAATCTGCCCGTATCGTAGGGGATGTCATGGGGAAATACCATCCACATGGTGACTCGTCAATTTATGAAGCAATGGTACGTATGGCACAAGATTTCAGCTATCGTTATCCACTTGTAGATGGTCAAGGTAACTTCGGTTCGATGGATGGTGATGGTGCCGCGGCAATGCGTTATACAGAAGCACGTATGACGAAGCTTGCACTTGAATTATTACGCGACATCAATAAAGACACGATTGATTTTATCGACAACTATGACGGTAATGAGCGTGAACCGAGCGTCTTGCCATCGCGTTTCCCTAACTTGCTCGTCAATGGTGCGTCAGGTATCGCGGTTGGGATGGCGACCAACATCCCGCCACACAACATGCGTGAAGTGATCGATGGCGTACTGAGTCTAAGCCATAATCCAGACATTACGATTAGTGAATTGATGGAAGACATTCAAGGCCCAGACTTCCCAACTGCCGGGTTGATTCTTGGTAAAAGTGGTATTCGACGCGCATACGAAACAGGTCGCGGTTCTGTCATTATGAGAGCTAAAGCTGAAATTGAATCTCGTGGTGGCGGTCGTGATCGTATAGTCGTGACAGAAATTCCATTCCAAGTGAATAAAGCACGTATGATTGAAAAAATTGCGGAATTAGTCCGTGATAAAAAAATCGATGGCATTACAGATTTACGTGATGAAACGAGCTTACGTACAGGTGTGCGTGTCGTGATTGATGTACGTAAAGATGCGAATGCGAGCGTCATTTTAAATAATTTATATAAACAAACGCCACTTCAAACATCATTTGGGGTGAACATGATTGCTTTAGTCAATGGACGCCCTCAATTGATTAACTTGAAGCAAGCACTTTATCATTACTTAGAGCATCAAAAAGAAGTTGTACGCCGTCGTACGGAATACAATTTACGTAAAGCGAAAGACCGCGCGCACATTCTTGAAGGTCTAAGAATTGCTCTCGATCACATTGATGAAATCATTACAATCATTCGTGAATCAGAGACAGATAAAGTAGCGATGGAAAGTTTACAGTCACGCTTTGCCCTTTCAGAACGTCAAGCACAAGCGATTTTAGACATGCGTTTAAGACGTCTGACAGGCTTAGAACGCGACAAAATTGAACAAGAATATAATGATTTAATTGCGTATATTGCTGAATTAGAAGCGATTTTAGCGGATGAAGAAAAGCTATTAGAACTTGTTCGTGAAGAATTGACTGAGATTAAAGAGAAGTTTGGCGATGACCGTCGTACTGAAATTCAACTCGGTGGTATTGATCAATTAGAAGATGAAGATTTAATCCCAGAAGAGCAAATCGTTATCACATTGAGTCATAACAACTACATTAAACGTTTGCCTGCTTCAACCTACCGTGCGCAAAATCGTGGCGGTCGAGGCGTACAAGGCATGAATACACTTGATGACGATTTCGTAAGTCAGTTAGTGACGACAAGCACGCATGACCATGTGTTGTTCTTTACAAACAAAGGACGTGTCTACAAACTGAAGGGTTATGAAGTGCCGGAACTCTCCCGTCAGTCTAAAGGGATTCCAATTGTCAATGCGATTGAGCTCGATCAAGATGAAGTGATCAGTACGATGATTGCGGTGAAAGACTTAGACTCTGAAGAAGACTTCCTCGTATTCGTAACGAAAAAAGGTTTAATCAAACGTTCAGCATTGAGCAACTTCAACCGTATTAATCGTAACGGTAAAATCGCGATTAAATTCCGTGATGATGATGAACTGATTGCGGTGCGTTTAACAGATGGCGAGAAACACATTCTTATCGGTACAGCCCAAGCATCACTCATTCGTTTTAAAGAAACAGACGTACGTGCGATGAGCCGTATTGCTGCAGGGGTGAAAGGGATCCGTTTAAGAGATGGTGATGAAGTCATTGGTTTAGACGTTGCAGATGATGACAATCAAGATGAAATTTTAGTCGTAACAGAAAAAGGTTACGGTAAACGCACATCGATAGAAGACTACCGTCTGTCTAACCGTGGCGGTATGGGTGTGAAAACAGCGAAACTGACAGAACGAAATGGTCGACTCGTATGTATTACAACTGTAGAAGGCGACGAAGATTTAATGGTTGTGACAAATCAAGGTGTCATCATTCGTATGGAAGTCTCTAATATTTCTATCAACGGTCGTATGGCACAAGGTGTGCGTCTCATTCGATTAGATGATGAACAGTATGTGTCGACAGTGGCGAAAGTGAAGAAAGAGCCAGAAGACATCGAAGCAGATGAGCAAACAACATCAGAGACAATTGATGACGTAGAAGTTGTTGTCGATGATACGACACCTGGTGATACGATTCACACGGAAGCTCCAGAATTTGAAGAAGCATCACCAGAACGTGAAACATTGAGAGAAGACTTTATGGATCGCGTGAATGAAGATATTGAAAATGAAGATAAATAACAGATAAATTGAAAAGGCGATGATCTCTAAATGACACGAGATCATCGCCTTTTGTTTTGAGTTGTTAGGATAAGATTGCTGAACCATGCGGCCGTTTCCAGATTAAGCCTCGTCTCAACTGGACAACGTTTTGTTTGAATCATACATGTGTCGTAGAAGTGTTGATAACCACCAATCCATTTTTCAATTAAAACAAAAAGACTCGGATCACATTGAAGTTTCCGAGTCTTTCTTCCTACGATTTGTAAAATATTATTTTTCCTCTAATTGCTTCATCGCATAAGGAATTTCATCAATAATTTTTGATGGGGGTACGACATACATATCCTTTGCCAACTTATCTCCAATATAACTGTGCGTATAAGTTGCACTTGTAATGGCATCAATCACGTCGTCAAATTGTCCCACAAAGCTCGTAATCATGCCGGCAAGTGTATCCCCCATGCCACCTGTTGCCATCGCTGGGCTACCGACTTCAAGCTTGTATGCGTCATTTTCAAAGTATATTTCTGTACCGTGTTTTTTGAGCACGACCGTAGCACCTAAACGATCAACTGCGGCACGGTTTGTTTCATACGTTTGTTCCTCAATCGGAATGCCACTCAAACGCTCCCACTCTTTTTGATGTGGTGTGTAAATGACATTGCAAGCTGGAATTTCAGGTTTAAGTTTGCTGACGATTGAAATCGCATCACCATCCACAATTAAAGTGTGGTGGGGTTGAATATTTTGCAGTAAAAATGTCATTGCATTGTTACCTTTAAAATCTAACCCTAAACCTGGTCCGATTAAAATACAATCAGAAGCTTCAATCATTTTCGTTAGTTTTTTCGTATCATTGATGTCGATGACCATTGCTTCGGGACAACGAGAATGTAATGCGACATGATTTGTTGGATGCGTTGCGACTGTAATTAAGCCACTTCCGCTATATACACAAGCGCGTGCTGCTAACATGATGGCGCCACCTAAATTGGCATTGCCCCCAATTAACAGAATACGTCCATAGTCGCCTTTATGTGTGTCATCCTTACGTTTAGGAATGTGAACAGCTGACAATGTTTTCACGTTTGAGACCTCCTATCCGGAATTTCCATTATTACAACAAGATATATTATACCTGGTTGGCTTGTTCGTCAATAGGTATTCCAAGGTTTCAATGCGACCATTTGTCATTGCGCTATGCAAAAGTGGGCGACTATGCATGCTCCCCCATTTTGTAGCACTTTTATTTTTTGAAAAAGTAACTTAAATTTCGATATTTACTTAAGTGAATTCATTTAGTACGTTAAAAGGTTAATTTGATACCATATTACGAGTTTGGCTGAAAGTATTGTGAAAACGATTTCCTGAAATTATACTTGAAAGAAATAGACATTTTGTGTGTCACGTGACGAAGGATGGGAGGATGACAATGACATTACGTTTAACAGGTGAGCAGCTGACGATTGAGGCTATACGACAGTTTTTAGTATATGAGGATAAAGTTGAAGTGACTGAGGAAGCACAGGCGCGTGTGGAAAGAAGTCGTGCTATAGTAGAACGGATTATTGCCAATAAAGAAACCGTGTATGGGATTACAACAGGATTTGGTTTGTTTAGTGATGTACTCATTGATCAACAGAGGTACAATCAATTACAAGTTAATTTAATACGTTCACATGCGTGTGGTATCGGTGCCCCTTTTGCATCGAATGTTTCGCTTGTGATGATGGTTTTACGTTTAAACACTTTATTGAAAGGTCATTCAGGAGTGACGATGGATTTAGTAGAGCAATTGGTGTTTTTCATCAATCAACGTATCATTCCTGTTATTCCACAACAAGGTTCTCTCGGTGCTTCGGGTGATTTAGCGCCACTGTCACACCTTGCTTTAGCGTTAATTGGTGAAGGTAAGGTCGAATACAAAGGTGAAGTTTTAGACAGCTCGGACGTCTTAAAACAGTTCAACCGTAAGCCTTTAACGTTACAAGCGAAAGAAGGATTGGCACTGATTAATGGTACACAAGCAATGACAGCACAAGGGGTTATTTCATGGATAGAAACTGAAAATTTGGCATATCAAGCAGAATGGATTGCCGCATTAACACATCAAGCGTTACATGGTATTACAGATGCTTATCATGAAGCGGTCCATCAAGTGCGTAATTTTGAAGAACAGACAGCTGTAGCGAGACGGATGTCAGACTGGCTTGAAGGGTCCAAACTCACGACACGCCAAGGGGAAATGCGTGTTCAAGATCCTTATACATTGCGTTGTATTCCACAAATTCATGGTGCGAGCTTCCAAGTGTTTCAATACGTTCGTGAAAAGTTAGAATTTGAAATGAACGCAGCAAACGATAACCCGCTTATTTTTAATGAAGGCGATGAGACATTGGTCATTTCTGGCGGTAACTTTCACGGTCAACCTGTCGCATTTGCTTTGGATTTCTTAAAGCTCGGGACAAGTGAATTAGCAAACGTGGCGGAACGTCGTCTTGAACGTTTAGTCAATCCGCAACTCAATGGGGGTCTCCCTGCCTTTTTAAGTCCAGAACCAGGCTTGCAAAGTGGCGCGATGATTATGCAGTATGCGGCAGCGAGTCTTGTATCAGAAAATAAAACATTGGCGCATCCGGCGAGTGTTGATTCGATTCCTTCATCCGCCAATCAAGAGGACCACGTTTCCATGGGTACGATTGCGTCACGTCACGGCTATCAAATTTTAGAAAACACACGACGCGTCATTGCGATTGAAGCGATTATAGCCTCACAAGCCGTCGAGTTAAGAGGGGTTGAGCAATTGTCACCCAAAACACGCGAACAATATGAAGCATTGCGTAAAGTGGTACCATCCATTCAAGAAGACCGACCATTTCATCAAGATATTGAAAATGTGGCGAAATATTTAAAGAATCTGGCATATCAGAAATAAGCTTGCTATTCGAAATTTTCTTTGTTATATTAAATGTGAAATCGAAATAAATCATTGTTTGTGGATTAAGTAGTATAGCAATGGAATTAGAGAGTTTGTGGTCGGTGAAAACAAATGTACAGACCTATACGAAATCTACCCACGTTTTGAAAACAATTCGGGTGAAACCGTTAACTTTTGTGAGAGTGCAGGCATATTCTGTCTGTTAAATAGGGTGGCAACACGTCAAACCACGTCCCTTGTGTGAGGGATGTGGTTTTTTATTTTGAGTGATCCTCCTTAAATTTTTAAATTACTTTATGAAAGGAAGTCGACTTATGTTAGACATTAAATTATTCAGAAATGAACCAGAGAGAGTTAAGGAGAAAATCGCGTTACGTCAAATGGATCCTGCAGTTGTTGATGAAGTATTAGCGTTAGACCAACAACGCCGTGATTACATCCAACAAACTGAAGAATTAAAAGCAGAACGTAACAAAGCTTCTCAACAAATTGCTGAAAAGAAACGTAATAAAGAAAATGCGGATGACGCGATTAAAGCGCAACGTGAAGTAGGCGAAAAAATTAAAAATATCGATGCACAGCTAAAAGAAGCGGATACGAAATTAAATGACATCTTATCACGTATTCCAAACCTTATTCACGATGATGTGCCAGAAGGTGAAGATGATTCTGATAACGTAGAACTTAAAAGATGGGGAACACCACGTGAGTTCGACTTTGAAGCGAAAGCACACTGGGACTTAGTAGAATCACTAGAAATGGCAGACTTTGACCGTGCCGCACGTGTCTCTGGTGCACGTTTCGTTTATTTAACAAATGACGGTGCTAAGTTAGAACGTGCGTTAATGAACTTTATGATTACGATGCATACGACACAACACGGTTATCGCGAAATGATGGTACCACAATTAGTGAATGCTAAAGCGATGTACGGTACAGGTCAATTGCCTAAATTTGAAGAAGATCTGTTTAAAGTAGAAAAAGAAGGCTTATACACAATTCCAACTGCTGAAGTGCCTTTGACAAACTACTATAGAGACGAAATTGTACAGCCGGGTGTCTTACCAGCTAAGTTTACAGGTCAATCAGCATGTTTCAGAAGTGAAGCAGGATCAGCTGGCCGTGATACACGTGGCTTAATCCGTCTTCACCAATTCAATAAAGTTGAAATGGTACGTATCGAAAAACCTGAAGATTCTTGGGATGCTTTAGAAGAAATGACATCAAATGCAGAAGCAATTCTTGAAGCATTGAATTTACCATACCGTCGCGTGATTTTATGTACAGGGGATATTGGTTTCGGTGCAAGTAAAACTTATGACTTAGAAGTATGGTTACCAAGCTACAATGACTATAAAGAGATTAGTTCATGTTCAAACTGTGTAGATTTCCAAGCGCGTCGTGCCAACATCCGTTTCAAACGTGATAAAGATGCCAAACCTGAATATGCACATACGTTAAATGGTTCAGGTTTAGCAGTAGGTCGTACGTTTGCGGCGATTGTAGAGAACTATCAAAATGAAGATGGTACGATTACAGTGCCTGAAGCGTTAGTCCCATTCATGGGTGGTCAAACAGTCATTAAACCACTGTAAAATGAAAATGGACGTTACGAACAACCAAATAAAGAATAGCTGAAATCAAATCAGGAGCTCGGATTTTCATTATTCGAGCTCCTGATTTTTTAGCATGTGAAGCGGGTAGGGGAGGGTAAAAAGTAATTAAAATAACAAAAGAAGACGCACCTCATTACCCGTTATCTTAATATTCTCAAATCTATATAAACGCCTTTTTATCGGTGTTTTTACACGGTAGGGTAGACTTAGGGTTGTATAAGGTAAGACTGACCTGATAGCGTAATAACATATGTTGTACTATAATAAGAATAATTTTCAAGGGGGTGAGTCTCAATGTCTTACACTACATTTAAACAAGGCATCCGCGATTGTCTCCCTACTGTACTAGGCTATGCTGGGGTAGGCTTTTCATTTGGAATTGTGAGTGTCGCATCAGGATTCAACATTTTAGAAATATTACTGCTCTCTTTACTCGTTTATGCAGGGGCAGCGCAATTTATTATTATCGCACTCATTGCCGTACAAACGCCGATCTGGGTCATTGTACTCACTGCGATGATTGTCAATAGCCGTATGTTTTTATTAAGCATGACATTGGCGCCAAATTTCAAACATGATCATTTTATACATAGGGTAGGGGTAGGGTCTTTGTTGACGGATGAAACATTTGCTGTTGCGATCACGCCTTATTCGAAAGGACACACGATAACATATCAGTGGATGTATGGCTTAAATTTACTGGCCTACTTATTTTGGGCATTGGTTACTGTGCTCGGTGGATTGTTAGGTGACTTCTTCCAACATCCAGAAGTATTTGGCTTGGACTACGCGATTACAGCGATGTTTATCTTTTTAGCAATTTCACAATTTGAAGGTATTACGAAATCGAAATTACGGGTCTATCTCTACTTAGTTGCAATCGTCATTGTTATGATGTTGCTACTCAGTCTATTTTTACCTTCGTATTTAGCAATCTTACTTGCATCGACTTTAAGTGCGACGATAGGGATGGTGATTGACCGATGAGCATGTACGTATTTTGGACGATCTTTTTAGCAGGACTGGGCACTTTACTCATCAGAATCACACCTTTTGTCATGATTTCACGTATGGAACTGTCTGACAAGGTGCTCAAATGGCTGACGTTTATTCCAATTACATTATTTACTGCGTTAGTGGTCGATGGATTCATTCAGCAACAAGAAGGCGTGATGGGTTATACATTGAATTGGAACTTTATCATCGCGCTCATTCCGACACTTATCATTGCTTTTTGGACGAGGAGTTTAACGATAACAGTTATTGTCGGTATGGTCAGTGTGGCATTGTTGAGAATTATCGGATTATTCTAACAATCATTTGCATACGTGATAGGTTTACGGTATGATTAAAGACACAACATAACTTTATTAAAAATAAGCTTATTAAGAGAAGTTGAGGGATTTGGCCCAGTGACACTTCAGCAACCACTTATCGTTATAAGTACGGTGCTACAACCAACCACGTCATGTGGATGATAAGTTCATTTAAAAACTGACTTACAAACGTTGTATAGCCGTCAAAGGTTGTACAACGTTTTTAATTTTTAGAGGGAGGGCAGACTAAAATGGTGAATTATCGTGTGGACACATTAGTATTAGGTGCATTTACGACAGAATCAGGTGAAACGATTGAAAATTTGAAACTTCGGTATGAATATGTAGGTTATCCTGGTCAGCCACTCGTCGTCGTATGTCATGCGTTGACAGGCAACCATCTCACTTATGGTACAGAAGACAATCCAGGGTGGTGGCGAGAAATTATTGACGGGGGGTATATGCCAGTTCACGATTACCAGTTTCTGACATTTAACGTGATTGGCAGTCCATTTGGGTCGAGTTCTCGTTTAACAGATCCAAACTTTCCACAAAAGCTCACTATGCGAGATATTGTGCGTGCGCTCGAAAAAGGCATTGAAGCACTCGGTCATCAAACAATCGACATTCTCATCGGCGGTTCTTTAGGTGGCATGCAAGTGATGGAGCTCCTCTACAATCAAAAATTTGAAGTGAAAAAGGCGGTCATTTTAGCAGCTACTGAAAAGACGTCTTCTTATAGTAGGGCGTTTAATGAAATAGCGAGACAAGCCATTCATTTAGCAGGAGAAGAAGGGTTAAGTATCGCGCGACAACTCGGCTTTTTAACGTACCGGTCCTCTAAAAGTTATGACGCCCGCTTCACACCTGATGAAGTCGTGTTATATCAAAAGCATCAAGGTGATAAATTTAAAGAACAGTTTGATTTACAATGTTATTTAACACTTCTCGATGTGTTAGACAGTCATGACATTCACCATGGTAGAGATGATGTCGCAAACGTATTCCAATCATTAGACACGAAAGTACTCACGCTCGGCTTTACAGATGACTTGTTGTATCCAGATGACCAAGTCGCTGCGTTAGGCTGTTATTTCAAATATCATCGCCATTTCTTTGTGCCTGATAATGTAGGGCATGATGGCTTTTTATTGAATTTTAATGATTGGGCGCCGTACCTTTATCATTTC
Above is a genomic segment from Staphylococcus delphini containing:
- the gyrB gene encoding DNA topoisomerase (ATP-hydrolyzing) subunit B, with product MEVLADVNNSENYGASQIQVLEGLEAVRKRPGMYIGSTSERGLHHLVWEIVDNSIDEALAGYADNIEVVIEKDNWIKVTDNGRGIPVDIQEKMGRPAVEVILTVLHAGGKFGGGGYKVSGGLHGVGSSVVNALSDTLEVYVHRDGRIHHQAYHKGVPAFDLKQVGDTDQTGTVIRFKADGTIFQETTVYNYETLQKRIRELAFLNKGIRITLTDERDEENVREDSYHYEGGIKSYVELINENKEPLHDEPIYVHQTRDDIEVEIALQYNSGFATNLLTYANNIHTYEGGTHEDGFKRALTRVLNNYGTQSKLIKEDKDRLSGEDTREGLTAVVSIKHGDPQFEGQTKTKLGNSEVRQIVDRVFSELFERFLYEHPQVARIIVEKGIMASRARIAAKKAREVTRRKSALDISSLPGKLADCSSKDPSESEIFLVEGDSAGGSTKSGRDSRTQAILPLRGKILNVEKARLDKILNNNEIRQMVTAFGTGIGGEFDISKARYHKIVIMTDADVDGAHIRTLLLTFFYRFMRPLIEAGYVYIAQPPLYKLTQGKQKYYVFNDRELDKLKEKLNPTPKWSIARYKGLGEMNADQLWETTMNPENRAMLQVTLDDAIEADQTFEMLMGDVVENRRQFIEDNAVYANLDF
- a CDS encoding RNA-binding S4 domain-containing protein, translated to MNGVMNLAEEIIVDGALTLGQFLNYEGIIESGGQAKWFLSEYEVFLNGELETRRGKKLQDGDQLDIPEVGSYIIKFGEQ
- the recF gene encoding DNA replication/repair protein RecF (All proteins in this family for which functions are known are DNA-binding proteins that assist the filamentation of RecA onto DNA for the initiation of recombination or recombinational repair.) → MKLKTLQLENYRNYEQISLDCHPEVNILIGENAQGKTNLLESIYTLALAKSHRTTNDRELIRFNAEYAKIEGELNFRHGMMPLTMFITKKGKKVKVNHLEQSRLTQYIGHLNVVLFAPEDLSIVKGAPQVRRRFIDMELGQISRLYLNDLSQYQRILKQRNHYLKQLQLKKTQDTTMLEVLNHQFVEYAVKVTQRRQQFIKELELLAAPIHSGITNERETLTLQYLPSIKIEDVSQSEDVLIQQVLENVQHHMEREIERGVSLYGPHRDDLAFQVNGMDAQTYGSQGQQRTTALSIKLAEIELMNQEVGEYPILLLDDVLSELDDARQTHLLSTIQHKVQTFVTTTSVDGIDHEIMKDAKVYRITQGNIKQ
- a CDS encoding DsbA family protein — translated: MLKKNKWLIVFIVVVIVAGILFSLATFKTSNKGNSGSGETLAAETQKQPTQGKIDSKVLLVEFGDFKCPYCGDFERNIKPKLEKEYIDNNKVEFRYVNVLIHGDESELGAKAALAVNQYAPDKYWQFHHALFEQQPHNKDDVGRQHWLTDDLIQQQLQKLDLSEQVRKQITVAYRDKKGEMAKRAQEDHTLAKKEEVPYVPALYVNGKQVEDETDFDAIKDEIDKALEE